In one Streptomyces sp. T12 genomic region, the following are encoded:
- a CDS encoding FAD-dependent monooxygenase yields the protein MTNKTHDLGHLTVLISGASVAGPALALNLARYGARVTVVEKAPALRGGGFAVDFRGHVHRTVLTSMGIWDEIHAHQTHMSRQSVVDADGHARVDLPSEMMSGDVEIFRGELARIMYERTEDCVDYVFGDSIATLTDTPHGVDVTFENSPPRRFDLVIGADGLHSHTRGLVFGDESRYLRFFDHYVAGFEVPNDLGLDRTGRLYSEPGRAIALGNYDGDPDRAGALLVFRSERLSYDRRDTAAQKRILAERFAGMGWEGPNVLKALEAADDLYFDAIAQIHVDRLTKGRVALLGDAGYGATMGGMGTGVAIVGAYVLAGELALAGGDHRTAFAAYESRVRDFAKGCQKTSGNAGPFFAPATERRIRTRDRMYRLLASRPLAAFFKRLTEKSATDIKLPEYPV from the coding sequence ATGACGAACAAGACGCATGACCTCGGCCACCTCACCGTCCTCATCTCCGGCGCCAGCGTCGCCGGCCCCGCCCTCGCCCTGAACCTGGCCCGCTACGGCGCCCGCGTCACCGTCGTCGAGAAGGCGCCCGCGCTGCGTGGCGGCGGCTTCGCGGTCGACTTCCGGGGGCACGTCCACCGCACGGTCCTCACCTCGATGGGTATCTGGGACGAGATCCACGCCCACCAGACCCATATGAGCCGCCAGAGCGTCGTGGACGCGGACGGGCACGCGCGCGTGGACCTGCCCTCGGAGATGATGAGCGGCGACGTGGAGATCTTCCGGGGCGAGCTCGCGCGGATCATGTACGAGCGCACCGAGGACTGCGTCGACTACGTCTTCGGCGACTCGATCGCCACACTCACCGACACACCCCACGGCGTCGACGTCACCTTCGAGAACAGCCCGCCCCGCCGCTTCGACCTGGTGATCGGCGCGGACGGCCTCCACTCGCACACCCGAGGTCTCGTCTTCGGCGACGAATCCCGCTACCTGCGCTTCTTCGACCACTACGTCGCGGGCTTCGAGGTCCCCAACGACCTGGGCCTGGACCGCACGGGCCGCCTCTACAGCGAGCCCGGCCGCGCGATCGCCCTCGGCAACTACGACGGCGACCCCGACCGCGCGGGCGCGCTGCTGGTCTTCCGTTCCGAGCGGCTGTCCTACGACCGCCGGGACACCGCCGCGCAGAAGCGGATCCTCGCCGAGCGGTTCGCGGGGATGGGCTGGGAGGGGCCGAACGTCCTCAAGGCGCTGGAGGCGGCCGACGACCTGTACTTCGACGCGATCGCCCAGATCCACGTGGACCGGCTCACCAAGGGGCGCGTGGCGCTGCTCGGGGACGCCGGGTACGGGGCCACGATGGGCGGCATGGGCACCGGGGTGGCGATCGTCGGCGCGTACGTCCTGGCCGGTGAACTCGCCCTGGCGGGCGGGGATCACCGTACGGCGTTCGCCGCGTACGAGAGCCGGGTCCGGGACTTCGCCAAGGGCTGCCAGAAGACCTCGGGCAACGCGGGCCCGTTCTTCGCGCCGGCCACCGAGCGGCGGATCCGCACCCGGGACCGGATGTACCGGCTGCTCGCCTCCCGCCCGCTGGCGGCCTTCTTCAAGCGGCTCACCGAGAAGTCGGCGACCGACATCAAGCTCCCGGAGTACCCCGTGTGA
- a CDS encoding tetratricopeptide repeat protein — MSDITDFDSLRRAMAENGDEPEGPARNARAEQLLAEAEKLNIPLAVIEALGHQLKVYNYSSEKDKMFVPFARLLRLWDERPEDFDEYETHTLHWVFKWMSSGMLDQPHIPLASIEKWLGEMEHRYRLAGHSERAVRSAEFSVAAHVGDVARAERAYGAWLAADRDSMADCHACELHGQGWWQAERGRDAEGLQLWGPVLEGEFTCAHEPHTVLASSLTPLLRLGRVDEARANHLRGFRLVRAMESMRGAYADHVEFCALTGNEARGLELLAERPAYFTDDGHPRSKLEFMSVVALLMDRLTGLGLGEQQVPGPAGRTWTARELAVHARADALALAARFDQRNGTGHISERARARMEQRPLVERLPLGVRTPARPTAVALPAPAAASVPEVADAQPDLAALLAAARRLSDTLQPNAIEAWAAVSRAAEGVELAARDRAEIADHQAMDLGPEGIALFEEAAGLYAEAGDPGEALAARARGAYVRALAGEVPQALTAIAGLYDRILALYAEDGTEVRQTAAVLMSRARILMRRVHEAEDAVQGAVLADAEMAAREVLALVDGRAGDDVRLTSRAAEAQAMLAELAALTGDVAGAAELFARASEAFVGAGLPWFAVEYEARLAGLAHHLGDTAEAERALRAALEHGGPHLEATGRAQLNLQLAEVLGGRGLSEEAAEHALEAAHWADEAGESRTLGAWARQQLGGFLLRQGRWAEAAEVLESALPDLSAETHGDGAVVQTQWWLGDCLSELGEHRAAAERRLQAAEIARHWPEQHDHATLAHLAAESLGHAGLHAEADQAYARAGTLWRSLGNVHGLVRSLRARAWLALRVEDAQGTAGEVVAGSDDTATASELMASAVSECMAALDAADDDEARQRLTADLGHTHRQFSDLLARSATEDAEDESIRAALEEALSQVTQAAAVFASLGDDALHSRTGAELAAGWLEADLSRPARAAARARAVLTAYDGSDEGDEAAQERRAEAQQMLEVVEEQDTE, encoded by the coding sequence ATGAGCGACATCACGGACTTCGACTCACTGCGCCGGGCGATGGCGGAGAACGGCGACGAACCGGAGGGTCCGGCCCGCAACGCGCGCGCGGAGCAGCTGCTCGCCGAGGCCGAGAAGCTGAACATCCCGCTCGCCGTGATCGAGGCGCTCGGACACCAGCTGAAGGTCTACAACTACAGCTCCGAGAAGGACAAGATGTTCGTCCCCTTCGCGCGACTGCTGCGTCTGTGGGACGAGCGGCCGGAGGACTTCGACGAGTACGAGACGCATACGCTGCACTGGGTCTTCAAGTGGATGTCGTCCGGCATGCTCGACCAGCCGCACATCCCGCTCGCCTCGATCGAGAAGTGGCTCGGCGAGATGGAGCACCGCTACCGGCTCGCCGGGCACTCCGAACGGGCCGTGCGCAGCGCCGAGTTCAGCGTCGCCGCCCATGTCGGGGACGTGGCGCGGGCCGAGCGGGCGTACGGCGCCTGGCTGGCCGCCGACCGGGACAGCATGGCCGACTGCCACGCGTGCGAGCTGCACGGGCAGGGGTGGTGGCAGGCGGAACGGGGCCGGGACGCGGAGGGGCTGCAGCTGTGGGGGCCGGTCCTGGAGGGCGAGTTCACGTGCGCCCATGAGCCGCACACCGTCCTCGCGTCCTCCCTGACGCCGCTGCTGCGCCTGGGCCGCGTCGACGAGGCCCGGGCCAACCATCTGCGGGGCTTCAGGCTCGTACGGGCCATGGAGAGCATGCGCGGGGCCTACGCGGACCACGTGGAGTTCTGTGCGCTGACCGGCAACGAGGCGCGCGGCCTGGAGCTGCTCGCCGAGCGGCCCGCCTACTTCACGGACGACGGGCATCCGCGCAGCAAGCTGGAGTTCATGTCGGTGGTGGCCCTGCTCATGGACCGCCTGACCGGGCTCGGGCTGGGGGAACAGCAGGTGCCCGGTCCGGCGGGCCGTACCTGGACCGCTCGCGAACTCGCCGTCCACGCGCGCGCAGACGCCCTCGCCCTGGCCGCGCGCTTCGATCAGCGCAACGGCACGGGACACATCAGCGAGCGGGCACGCGCGCGTATGGAGCAGCGGCCCCTGGTGGAGCGGCTGCCGTTGGGTGTGCGTACGCCCGCTCGGCCGACGGCGGTGGCGTTGCCCGCGCCGGCTGCGGCGAGCGTGCCGGAGGTCGCGGACGCGCAGCCCGACCTGGCCGCGCTGCTGGCCGCGGCACGGCGCCTGTCGGACACCCTGCAGCCGAACGCCATCGAGGCCTGGGCGGCCGTCTCGCGAGCCGCCGAGGGCGTCGAGCTGGCCGCCCGCGACCGCGCGGAGATCGCCGACCACCAGGCGATGGACCTGGGCCCCGAGGGCATCGCCCTGTTCGAGGAGGCCGCCGGCCTGTACGCGGAGGCGGGCGACCCCGGGGAGGCGCTGGCGGCACGCGCGCGTGGAGCGTACGTACGCGCTCTCGCGGGCGAGGTGCCGCAGGCCCTCACAGCCATTGCCGGCCTGTACGACCGGATCCTCGCGCTGTACGCCGAGGACGGCACCGAGGTCCGTCAGACGGCGGCCGTGCTGATGAGCCGGGCACGGATTCTGATGCGCCGGGTGCATGAGGCGGAGGACGCGGTGCAGGGCGCGGTCCTGGCCGACGCCGAGATGGCCGCGCGGGAGGTGCTCGCGCTCGTCGACGGGCGGGCCGGGGACGACGTACGACTCACCTCGCGGGCCGCGGAGGCGCAGGCGATGCTCGCGGAGCTGGCGGCGCTCACCGGGGACGTGGCGGGGGCCGCGGAGCTGTTCGCGCGGGCCTCGGAGGCGTTCGTCGGGGCGGGGCTGCCGTGGTTCGCGGTGGAGTACGAGGCCCGGCTGGCCGGACTCGCGCACCATCTCGGCGACACGGCGGAGGCCGAGCGGGCGCTGCGGGCGGCCCTGGAGCACGGCGGGCCGCACCTCGAGGCGACCGGGCGGGCCCAGCTGAACCTCCAGCTGGCCGAGGTGCTCGGCGGCCGTGGGCTGTCCGAGGAGGCCGCCGAACACGCCCTTGAGGCGGCGCACTGGGCCGACGAGGCGGGCGAGAGCCGCACGCTGGGTGCCTGGGCGCGGCAGCAGCTCGGCGGGTTCCTGCTGCGGCAGGGGCGGTGGGCCGAGGCGGCCGAGGTACTGGAGTCGGCGCTGCCCGACCTGAGCGCCGAGACGCACGGCGACGGGGCTGTCGTCCAGACGCAGTGGTGGCTCGGCGACTGCCTGAGCGAGCTCGGGGAACACCGCGCGGCGGCCGAACGCCGGTTGCAGGCCGCCGAGATCGCCCGGCACTGGCCCGAGCAGCACGACCACGCCACGCTGGCCCACCTCGCCGCCGAGTCCCTCGGCCACGCGGGCCTGCATGCCGAGGCGGACCAGGCATACGCGCGCGCGGGCACGCTGTGGCGCTCCCTCGGCAACGTGCACGGCCTCGTCCGCTCCCTGCGCGCCCGCGCGTGGCTGGCGCTGCGTGTGGAGGACGCGCAGGGCACGGCGGGCGAAGTGGTGGCGGGCAGCGACGACACCGCGACCGCGTCCGAGCTGATGGCGAGCGCGGTCAGCGAGTGCATGGCGGCGCTGGACGCCGCGGACGACGATGAGGCGCGGCAGCGGCTCACCGCCGACCTCGGCCACACCCACCGGCAGTTCAGCGACCTGCTCGCCCGTTCCGCCACGGAGGACGCCGAGGACGAGTCGATCCGGGCCGCACTGGAGGAGGCCCTGTCCCAGGTGACGCAGGCCGCCGCGGTGTTCGCCTCGCTCGGCGACGACGCCCTGCACAGCCGCACCGGCGCCGAACTCGCCGCGGGCTGGCTGGAGGCCGACCTGAGCCGCCCGGCCCGGGCCGCCGCACGCGCGCGTGCGGTGCTGACGGCGTACGACGGCTCCGACGAGGGCGACGAGGCGGCGCAGGAGCGACGGGCCGAGGCCCAGCAGATGCTTGAGGTGGTGGAGGAGCAGGACACGGAGTAG
- a CDS encoding BTAD domain-containing putative transcriptional regulator: MRFGILGSLVVRTDDGTPVDPGGPRPRALLTLLLLDAGRTVSTERLLDGLYGSRPPAGAANALQSQISRLRRRLTPHTEIVATATGYRIATAPDTVDVHRFEQLAAEGRAALAAGDHRQAAAGLLDALALWRGPALPDLPDAHAERTRLEELRLAAVQDRVEADLALGGGSDLVPELRALVSAHPLSERLYGQLMRALHAGGRPAEALAVYEEARGALAEELGADPSAELSALHLELLRGRRDDRRRVPVQLTRFVGRETELVRISELLSGGAGSRLVTLTGPGGAGKTRLAIEAASGHSDVCYAELAPLTDGAQIPYAVLTALGVRDGLRTPATDGTERLLAALEDRELVLVLDNCEHLVTDAAGLSALLLGACPGVRVLATSRESLGITGEVLIPVPPLPPEPASRLFLDRAQAVRPGFEGHARVADICAALDGLPLAIELAAARLRTLTPDELADRLGDRFRLLSRGDRSKAPRHRTLRAVVEWSWDLLDAEERELATRLTVFAGGATLEAVESVCATPYPEDLLASLVEKSLLEVSEGRYRMLETIRAYAAERLEDEHRLRDAHAAYFRALAERAEPCLRGGGQLPWLARLDAERDNLDAALRHLVATAPEDALRLMAALSWFWRLRAPHGEQVPLARALLAAVGEAPPPGLAEEHALCLMNTVTGRGDDPGEPDRIARVAALMRALDEPLRLPFTMVLWSLAAGPLYAVDDDLLAVQVGGEPWGRALLDLGLAYQAQFTGDPVASEAAFARSLAGFRATGDRWGMANCLDPLGGFAGRRGDYDRALELFDEGLEYVQELDAPEETSDLLRSRATVLLYLGDTEDAVALFTRAADLARAAGAPDKVAAARRGLGDAARLCETGDTAHARVHYESALQACAANWFSVGETVLILIGLGRTAAAEGDLDQARDWFAQARTHALDVPDTLALAAVAEALASVAPHPERAAQLLGAAEGLRGASAEGDPDAVRTRKEVREKLSREAYEKAFEQGRALRSAAVSEQ; this comes from the coding sequence ATGCGCTTCGGCATCCTGGGTTCCCTGGTGGTACGCACCGACGACGGCACGCCCGTCGACCCCGGAGGCCCCCGCCCCCGCGCGCTGCTCACCCTCCTGCTCCTCGACGCGGGCCGAACGGTCTCCACGGAGCGGCTGCTCGACGGCCTCTACGGCAGCCGGCCGCCCGCCGGCGCGGCCAACGCCCTCCAGTCGCAGATCTCCCGCCTGCGCAGGCGCCTGACCCCGCACACGGAGATCGTGGCCACCGCGACCGGCTACCGCATCGCCACAGCTCCCGACACGGTGGACGTTCACCGGTTCGAGCAGCTGGCCGCCGAGGGACGTGCCGCCCTCGCCGCCGGGGACCACCGGCAAGCCGCGGCCGGACTTCTGGACGCGCTCGCCCTGTGGCGCGGCCCCGCCCTGCCCGACCTCCCGGACGCGCATGCCGAGCGCACCCGGCTCGAAGAGCTCAGGCTGGCCGCCGTACAGGACCGCGTCGAGGCGGATCTAGCGCTCGGCGGCGGCTCCGACCTCGTACCGGAGCTACGGGCGCTCGTCTCCGCGCACCCCCTGAGCGAGCGCCTGTACGGCCAGCTGATGCGCGCCCTGCACGCAGGCGGCCGGCCCGCCGAGGCGCTGGCGGTGTACGAGGAGGCCCGGGGCGCTCTCGCGGAGGAGCTGGGCGCGGATCCCTCGGCCGAGTTGTCCGCGCTGCACCTGGAGCTGCTCCGCGGGCGGCGGGACGACCGCCGACGTGTCCCCGTCCAGCTCACCCGCTTCGTCGGCCGCGAGACAGAGCTCGTACGGATCTCTGAGCTGCTGAGCGGGGGAGCCGGCTCCCGTCTCGTCACGCTCACCGGCCCCGGCGGCGCGGGCAAGACCCGGCTGGCGATCGAGGCGGCGAGCGGGCACAGCGACGTCTGTTACGCCGAGCTGGCACCCCTCACCGACGGGGCGCAGATCCCGTACGCCGTACTGACCGCCCTCGGTGTGCGCGACGGCTTGCGCACGCCCGCGACGGACGGCACCGAGCGACTGCTGGCCGCGCTGGAGGACCGCGAGCTCGTTCTCGTCCTGGACAACTGCGAGCACCTGGTGACGGACGCGGCCGGGCTGTCCGCGCTGCTCCTCGGCGCGTGTCCCGGGGTGCGCGTGCTCGCCACGAGCCGTGAGTCGCTCGGCATCACCGGTGAGGTGCTGATCCCCGTGCCGCCGCTGCCGCCGGAGCCCGCGAGCCGGCTCTTCCTCGATCGCGCGCAAGCCGTGCGTCCCGGATTCGAGGGCCACGCGCGTGTGGCCGACATCTGCGCGGCCCTCGACGGGCTGCCCCTCGCCATCGAGCTGGCGGCGGCCCGCCTGCGCACCCTCACCCCGGACGAGTTGGCGGACCGCCTGGGCGACCGGTTCCGTCTTCTCTCCCGCGGCGACCGCTCCAAGGCTCCCCGGCATCGGACCCTGCGCGCCGTCGTGGAGTGGAGCTGGGACCTCCTGGACGCGGAGGAGCGGGAGCTCGCGACCCGGCTGACGGTCTTCGCGGGCGGGGCCACTCTGGAGGCGGTCGAGTCGGTGTGCGCGACCCCCTATCCGGAGGATCTGCTGGCCTCGCTGGTGGAGAAGTCGCTCCTGGAGGTGTCCGAGGGCCGCTACCGGATGCTGGAGACCATCCGCGCGTACGCCGCCGAGCGGCTGGAGGACGAGCACCGGCTGCGGGACGCCCACGCGGCGTACTTCCGGGCACTGGCCGAGCGCGCGGAGCCGTGTCTGCGCGGTGGCGGCCAACTCCCCTGGCTGGCCCGTCTGGACGCCGAGCGGGACAACCTGGACGCTGCTCTGCGCCATCTCGTCGCCACCGCCCCCGAGGACGCCCTGCGGCTGATGGCCGCCCTGTCCTGGTTCTGGCGGCTGCGCGCCCCGCACGGCGAGCAGGTGCCCCTGGCCCGCGCCCTGCTGGCGGCGGTCGGCGAGGCACCGCCGCCGGGGCTGGCGGAGGAGCACGCGCTGTGTCTGATGAACACGGTCACCGGCCGCGGCGACGACCCGGGCGAACCCGACCGCATCGCGCGCGTGGCCGCGCTCATGCGCGCCCTGGACGAGCCGCTGCGGCTGCCTTTCACCATGGTCCTGTGGTCGCTGGCCGCCGGCCCCCTGTACGCGGTGGACGACGACCTGCTCGCCGTCCAGGTCGGCGGCGAACCGTGGGGCCGCGCGCTGCTGGATCTGGGGCTCGCCTACCAGGCGCAGTTCACGGGCGACCCCGTGGCCTCCGAGGCGGCCTTCGCGCGCTCCCTGGCCGGATTCCGTGCGACCGGTGACCGCTGGGGCATGGCCAACTGCCTGGATCCGCTGGGTGGTTTCGCGGGCCGGCGCGGCGACTACGACCGCGCCCTGGAGCTGTTCGACGAAGGCCTCGAGTACGTCCAGGAACTGGACGCACCCGAGGAGACCTCCGACCTGCTGCGCTCCCGCGCCACCGTGCTGCTGTACCTCGGCGACACCGAGGATGCGGTGGCGCTCTTCACGCGCGCCGCCGACCTGGCCCGCGCGGCGGGTGCCCCGGACAAGGTGGCGGCCGCCCGGCGCGGCCTCGGCGACGCGGCCCGGCTCTGCGAGACCGGGGACACCGCCCACGCGCGCGTGCACTACGAAAGCGCTCTCCAGGCCTGCGCGGCGAACTGGTTCAGCGTCGGCGAGACCGTCCTGATCCTCATCGGGCTGGGCCGCACGGCGGCCGCCGAGGGCGATCTCGACCAAGCCCGCGACTGGTTCGCCCAGGCCCGCACGCACGCCCTGGACGTCCCCGACACCCTCGCCCTGGCGGCCGTCGCCGAGGCCCTGGCCTCCGTCGCCCCGCACCCCGAGCGGGCGGCCCAACTCCTGGGCGCCGCGGAGGGGCTGCGGGGCGCGTCGGCCGAGGGCGACCCCGATGCCGTACGGACGCGGAAGGAGGTACGCGAGAAGCTGTCCCGCGAGGCCTACGAGAAGGCCTTCGAGCAGGGCCGCGCGCTACGGTCAGCGGCGGTCAGCGAACAGTAG
- a CDS encoding DAK2 domain-containing protein: protein MAHVPQTFFDALAVRTWCGLALESLGRAREEIDAINVYPVADGDTGTNLYLTVESAVAAVEAVFAGHAVDSARTGSPSLADAVRAMAHGALIGARGNSGTILAQLLRGMAQVLAADGETAHTDGPGLRLALRRAADSAREAVAHPVEGTVLSVASAAADAAGGAEGDCGTVARAAYEGARAALAATPGQLAVLERAGVVDAGGRGLVAVLAALVETFTGEAPRAVGSLATASGSGGSGSGTYARGGRGTGMPPMDLEPGAFPGPDLEWGAFPGSDEHLASHVPGQAATAAHARGGSAVPGDLDDCADGPAGHGGGGPAFEVIYLLEADDAAVARLRARLDALGDSLVVVGGDGLWNVHVHVDDAGAAVEAGVEAGRPYRIRITHFGLGDVHTTGGERPPRERVQRAVVAVVPGEGLAGLYTEAGATAVLARPGEPPASGELVDAVRRAHAREVVLLPNDPELRHTAAAAAEQARAEGIRVALIPTRSAVQGIAALAVHEPERRFDEDVVSMTSAAGATRYGEVAVAERQSWTMAGICQAGDVLGLIDGDVAVIGSDVMATAATVLDRMIAAGGELVTIVLGDEAPEAIAEHLEARVRESYLAVDTVVYRGGRQGALLLIGVE from the coding sequence GTGGCGCACGTGCCGCAGACATTCTTCGATGCTCTCGCGGTGCGCACCTGGTGCGGCCTCGCGTTGGAGTCGCTGGGTCGCGCGCGTGAGGAGATCGACGCGATCAACGTCTATCCCGTGGCCGACGGTGACACCGGGACGAACCTGTATCTGACGGTGGAGTCGGCCGTGGCCGCGGTCGAGGCGGTGTTCGCCGGGCACGCGGTGGACTCCGCACGGACCGGGAGCCCCTCGCTGGCCGACGCCGTGCGCGCGATGGCGCACGGGGCCCTGATCGGGGCCCGGGGGAACTCCGGGACGATCCTCGCGCAGCTGCTGCGTGGCATGGCACAGGTGCTCGCCGCCGACGGTGAGACGGCTCATACCGACGGACCGGGCCTGCGGCTCGCCCTGCGCCGCGCCGCCGACTCCGCGCGCGAGGCCGTGGCCCATCCGGTCGAGGGCACGGTGCTCTCGGTCGCCTCGGCCGCCGCCGACGCGGCGGGCGGAGCGGAGGGCGACTGCGGGACGGTCGCGAGGGCGGCCTACGAGGGGGCGCGGGCCGCCCTCGCCGCGACGCCCGGCCAGCTGGCCGTCCTGGAGCGCGCCGGGGTCGTCGACGCGGGTGGGAGGGGGCTGGTGGCGGTGCTCGCGGCGCTGGTGGAGACGTTCACCGGGGAGGCGCCGCGGGCGGTCGGGTCCTTGGCCACGGCTTCCGGTTCGGGTGGTTCCGGTTCCGGGACGTACGCGCGCGGGGGGCGCGGCACCGGAATGCCGCCCATGGACCTGGAGCCGGGTGCCTTTCCCGGGCCGGACCTGGAGTGGGGTGCCTTTCCCGGGAGCGACGAACACCTCGCGTCCCACGTGCCGGGGCAAGCGGCAACCGCGGCGCACGCGCGCGGGGGCTCCGCCGTCCCGGGCGACCTCGACGACTGCGCCGACGGTCCGGCCGGACACGGCGGAGGCGGTCCCGCCTTCGAGGTGATCTACCTCCTGGAGGCCGACGACGCGGCCGTCGCGCGACTGCGGGCCCGGCTCGACGCCCTCGGGGACTCCCTCGTCGTGGTCGGCGGCGACGGGCTGTGGAACGTCCATGTGCATGTCGACGACGCGGGTGCCGCCGTGGAGGCGGGCGTCGAGGCCGGGCGGCCGTACCGGATCCGGATCACCCACTTCGGGCTCGGCGACGTCCACACCACCGGCGGCGAGCGGCCGCCGCGGGAGCGGGTTCAGCGCGCCGTGGTGGCCGTCGTGCCGGGCGAGGGCCTGGCCGGGCTGTACACCGAGGCCGGCGCGACCGCCGTGCTCGCGCGCCCCGGGGAGCCGCCTGCCAGCGGGGAGCTCGTCGACGCCGTACGGCGGGCCCACGCGCGCGAGGTCGTGCTGCTGCCCAATGACCCCGAGCTGCGCCACACCGCGGCCGCCGCGGCCGAGCAGGCCCGCGCGGAGGGCATCCGCGTGGCGCTGATCCCGACCCGCTCCGCGGTCCAGGGCATCGCGGCGCTCGCCGTGCACGAGCCGGAACGCCGCTTCGACGAGGACGTCGTCTCGATGACCTCGGCGGCCGGCGCGACCCGGTACGGCGAGGTCGCCGTCGCGGAGCGCCAGTCCTGGACCATGGCCGGCATCTGCCAGGCCGGTGACGTCCTCGGCCTCATCGACGGCGACGTGGCCGTGATCGGCTCGGACGTCATGGCCACCGCGGCGACCGTCCTCGACCGCATGATCGCGGCCGGCGGCGAGCTCGTCACGATCGTCCTAGGCGACGAGGCGCCGGAGGCGATCGCCGAGCACCTCGAAGCACGCGTGCGTGAGTCCTATCTCGCCGTCGACACGGTGGTGTACCGGGGCGGGCGGCAAGGGGCGCTGCTGCTCATCGGCGTGGAATAG
- the rpmB gene encoding 50S ribosomal protein L28, with amino-acid sequence MAANCDVCGKGPGFGNNISHSHRRTSRRWNPNIQRVRTVVGGTPKRVNACTSCIKAGKVSR; translated from the coding sequence GTGGCTGCCAACTGCGACGTCTGCGGCAAGGGGCCGGGCTTCGGCAACAACATCTCGCACTCGCACCGCCGTACGTCCCGTCGCTGGAACCCGAACATCCAGCGCGTCCGTACCGTGGTCGGCGGGACGCCGAAGCGCGTGAACGCTTGCACCTCGTGCATCAAGGCCGGCAAGGTCTCGCGCTGA